One window of Mucilaginibacter inviolabilis genomic DNA carries:
- a CDS encoding L,D-transpeptidase family protein has protein sequence MRIVQKGDVPAADTGLNREIEKQVQGGRLDVQLYYPKSVQRFYRQNGFKPAWIKPQSGTGPAWQTMLMLDCVLQFGLSHADYHPQELQYSRLHDILDTPGKVRPDIQARFDIMLTDAAITFMNHLHYGKLNPELPASRIDKGGSIEFEAAAYLSGALQEKDVMAAMANVQPKAKEYRAMQYQMHLMEGLYQGDCYEIPEEKVRKVAINMERLRWANTGDSVYVQVNIPSYSLKLNLPDSTYQFKVIVGKPENPTPTLLSKIAYFTTAPEWRIPAKIFRQEVLPKALADKVYLENSHFAIYDQKGNYVEPLKANLANVKRNPDLYVARQSAGCDNALGLLVFRFPNVYDIYLHDTPEQALFKKEERALSHGCIRVEQAEKLAALLLKNDGSAAKIAVLHNGMVKYIRQDIHLRKPVTIKVTYLTCEVKEGEYITYNDIYNLDKSLEMALYGVDQPLSMR, from the coding sequence ATGAGAATTGTGCAAAAGGGCGATGTCCCGGCGGCTGATACCGGGTTGAACCGCGAGATCGAAAAGCAGGTACAGGGCGGGCGCCTGGATGTACAGCTGTATTATCCAAAATCCGTACAGCGCTTTTACCGGCAAAACGGTTTTAAACCCGCCTGGATCAAACCGCAAAGCGGGACAGGGCCAGCCTGGCAAACCATGCTGATGCTGGATTGTGTGCTGCAGTTCGGGCTTTCACATGCGGATTATCACCCGCAGGAATTACAGTACAGCCGTTTGCACGATATATTGGATACCCCCGGGAAGGTAAGACCGGATATACAGGCTCGTTTTGATATCATGCTTACGGATGCGGCGATCACGTTCATGAACCACCTGCATTACGGCAAACTGAACCCTGAGCTCCCCGCAAGCCGGATCGATAAAGGGGGAAGTATCGAATTTGAAGCCGCTGCCTATTTAAGCGGGGCGCTGCAGGAAAAAGATGTTATGGCCGCTATGGCCAATGTCCAGCCCAAAGCAAAAGAATACAGGGCTATGCAATACCAGATGCACCTGATGGAAGGGCTTTACCAGGGGGACTGTTATGAAATACCGGAAGAGAAGGTAAGAAAGGTCGCCATTAATATGGAACGTTTACGCTGGGCCAATACCGGGGATAGTGTTTATGTACAGGTCAATATACCGTCTTACAGCTTAAAATTAAATTTGCCTGATTCCACTTATCAGTTTAAGGTTATCGTAGGCAAACCGGAAAATCCTACACCTACCTTGTTAAGTAAAATCGCTTACTTCACTACGGCTCCGGAATGGAGGATCCCCGCCAAAATATTCAGACAGGAAGTGCTGCCTAAGGCGCTTGCCGATAAGGTATATCTTGAAAATAGTCACTTCGCGATCTATGACCAAAAGGGGAATTATGTAGAACCGCTTAAAGCCAATCTGGCAAATGTCAAACGCAACCCGGATCTGTATGTTGCCAGGCAATCCGCCGGATGCGACAATGCGCTGGGCTTGCTTGTTTTCCGGTTCCCGAATGTGTATGACATATACCTCCATGATACACCCGAACAAGCGCTTTTTAAAAAAGAAGAAAGGGCGCTGAGTCATGGCTGTATCCGGGTGGAGCAGGCGGAGAAGCTGGCCGCCCTTTTATTGAAAAATGATGGCTCAGCGGCAAAGATCGCGGTCTTACATAACGGCATGGTCAAATACATCAGGCAGGATATTCATTTAAGAAAACCGGTTACCATCAAAGTCACTTACCTGACTTGTGAGGTAAAAGAAGGGGAGTACATCACTTACAACGATATTTATAACCTGGATAAAAGCCTGGAAATGGCATTGTATGGTGTGGATCAGCCTTTGAGTATGCGATAA
- a CDS encoding response regulator, whose translation MKRYEGLEGILLIDDDLPTNFIHKKVIERAAVDTAVKSITNVQEALDFITHSGIYEHTAEIPRPGLIFLDINMPGLDGWDFMEAYNRLDLRFKARLVIIMLSTSLNPEDKSMALIDKEVVTFLNKPLRPEMVTALLDHYFKEIV comes from the coding sequence ATGAAAAGATATGAGGGCCTGGAAGGTATCCTGTTGATTGATGATGATCTTCCGACTAATTTTATACATAAAAAAGTGATTGAAAGGGCTGCGGTGGATACCGCTGTAAAATCGATCACTAATGTACAGGAAGCTTTGGACTTTATTACCCATTCCGGTATTTATGAGCACACAGCCGAAATCCCAAGGCCGGGCCTGATCTTCCTGGACATCAATATGCCTGGTTTAGACGGATGGGATTTTATGGAGGCTTATAACAGACTGGACCTGCGTTTTAAAGCGAGGTTGGTCATCATTATGCTGTCGACCTCGCTTAATCCGGAAGACAAATCAATGGCCCTGATCGATAAGGAGGTCGTAACTTTCCTGAACAAACCGCTGAGGCCTGAAATGGTAACCGCCCTGTTAGATCATTATTTTAAGGAAATTGTGTAA
- a CDS encoding sensor histidine kinase, whose protein sequence is MEPHIKQLQLLKLVEEIEGYAILVLDRKGNVETWNKGAEKIKGYKAEEIIGQHIRIFYTAVDLLIGLPEKLLAEASLKGTVYNESWRVRKDNTTFWGSVTITALHDDEGNITGFAKITRDLTERMLSETTIRRHAENLEIKNKEIEQFVYIASHDLQEPLFTVNSFVEFFQTEYQHLFDENAKAYLNFIVQATDRMKNLIKNLLDYSHLGAEKILANIDCNQLLNTLTADLASQIKNSGAKVVYKDLPVIKGYPTELGQLFQNLISNAIKFRDKKEIPEIEISAVKEPACWRFTIKDNGIGVDPRFQEKIFLIFQRLHGRNEYEGNGIGLAHCKKIVELHGGKISVEPNKDKGSSFVFTIPFKPYLITA, encoded by the coding sequence ATGGAACCCCATATTAAACAATTGCAGTTATTAAAATTAGTAGAGGAAATTGAGGGGTATGCTATTTTAGTTTTGGACAGGAAGGGAAATGTTGAGACCTGGAATAAGGGCGCCGAAAAAATCAAGGGCTACAAGGCGGAAGAGATCATTGGTCAGCATATCCGAATTTTTTATACAGCTGTCGATCTCCTGATCGGTCTGCCAGAAAAGCTCCTTGCCGAAGCAAGTTTGAAGGGGACCGTTTATAATGAAAGCTGGCGGGTAAGGAAGGATAATACAACCTTCTGGGGCTCCGTCACCATTACCGCGCTGCATGACGATGAGGGTAACATAACCGGCTTCGCCAAAATAACGCGCGACCTGACCGAGAGAATGCTTTCCGAAACGACAATCCGCCGACATGCTGAGAACCTGGAAATCAAAAATAAGGAGATCGAACAATTCGTCTATATCGCTTCCCATGATCTTCAGGAACCTTTATTCACCGTCAATAGCTTTGTCGAATTCTTTCAGACCGAATACCAGCATTTGTTTGATGAAAATGCTAAAGCCTATTTGAATTTTATTGTCCAGGCAACTGACCGGATGAAAAACCTCATCAAGAACCTGTTGGATTACTCCCATTTGGGCGCCGAAAAAATCTTGGCGAACATCGACTGTAACCAGCTTCTGAATACCCTGACGGCCGATCTGGCCAGCCAGATTAAAAATTCAGGAGCGAAAGTAGTATATAAAGATCTGCCGGTCATCAAAGGTTATCCGACAGAATTGGGCCAGTTATTCCAGAACCTGATCAGCAATGCCATCAAATTCAGGGACAAAAAAGAAATTCCGGAAATTGAGATATCAGCGGTAAAGGAACCGGCTTGCTGGCGCTTTACCATAAAAGATAATGGCATCGGTGTAGACCCCAGGTTCCAGGAAAAGATCTTTTTGATCTTTCAACGGTTGCACGGCCGCAACGAATACGAAGGTAATGGCATCGGCCTGGCCCATTGTAAGAAAATAGTCGAGTTACACGGGGGCAAAATTTCCGTGGAGCCGAATAAGGACAAAGGAAGTTCCTTTGTCTTTACCATTCCGTTTAAACCTTATTTGATTACAGCATGA
- a CDS encoding sensor histidine kinase yields the protein MKKSNRPLKRNTRSLPEVNEELEILLAREKEVSRLKGEMVSIASHEFRTPLSSIQLSASTIEHYFDRLDRARIFQHLKKINIAVQQMTSILDDVLSLEKIESGKISLSMKCFDLPSLGRDILEDMQAMTKGGQQLLYRHHGEDTEVYLDQHLVRHCFSNLISNAIKYSPEGGVIELITAITGQLVEVQVRDQGIGIPEKEQHRLFETFFRAANAKDIQGTGLGLSIVKRYVELMRGDLSFSSRENEGTVFMLRFPRLSADPDHFME from the coding sequence ATGAAAAAAAGTAACCGCCCCTTGAAACGCAATACGCGGTCGCTGCCGGAGGTAAATGAAGAACTGGAGATTTTATTAGCCCGGGAAAAGGAGGTTAGCCGCCTGAAGGGCGAGATGGTTTCTATAGCTTCCCATGAATTCCGAACGCCTTTAAGCAGCATCCAGTTATCCGCCTCCACGATCGAACATTATTTTGACCGGCTTGACCGGGCCAGGATCTTTCAGCACCTGAAGAAGATCAACATAGCCGTACAGCAAATGACATCCATACTCGATGACGTCCTCTCACTGGAAAAGATAGAGTCCGGCAAAATTTCCCTGAGTATGAAATGTTTTGACCTGCCTTCCCTGGGCCGGGATATCCTGGAGGACATGCAGGCCATGACCAAAGGGGGGCAGCAATTGCTTTACCGTCACCATGGGGAGGATACGGAGGTTTATCTGGATCAGCATCTGGTCCGGCATTGTTTTTCCAACCTGATCTCCAATGCGATCAAATATTCGCCCGAGGGCGGGGTTATTGAACTGATCACGGCTATAACCGGGCAGTTGGTGGAGGTCCAGGTAAGAGATCAGGGTATCGGAATTCCGGAAAAAGAACAGCACCGCTTGTTTGAAACGTTTTTCAGGGCGGCGAATGCGAAAGATATTCAGGGGACGGGTCTGGGTCTGAGTATTGTGAAACGATATGTAGAACTCATGCGTGGTGATCTCAGTTTCAGCAGCAGGGAAAATGAAGGGACTGTGTTTATGCTGAGATTTCCGCGGCTGTCGGCTGACCCGGATCATTTCATGGAGTGA
- a CDS encoding TIGR00730 family Rossman fold protein translates to MNQTEIRFLQGPHSRLQELKFTLQTMIDLIHGLRALHFIGPCITVFGSARFKEDHPYYELARRAGAAFAGLGFTILTGGGPGLMEAANRGAKDVGGRSVGCNIQLPVEQLPNAYLDKWVYMKHFFLRKVLLVKYSFAFVVMPGGYGTLDEFFEALTLIQTHKIHNFPVIIFGKTYHRELLEHIAAMKKDATIGDADTLLYLVTDDIEEAVNLIREKSIRQYGLKPKRRQKPRKWLFERD, encoded by the coding sequence ATGAATCAAACTGAGATCCGTTTCCTGCAAGGACCACATTCGCGCCTGCAGGAGTTGAAGTTTACCTTACAAACCATGATTGACCTGATCCATGGTTTGCGGGCTTTACATTTTATTGGCCCCTGTATTACCGTATTTGGTTCCGCAAGGTTCAAAGAGGATCACCCGTATTATGAGCTGGCGAGGCGTGCGGGTGCGGCATTTGCCGGTTTAGGTTTTACTATTTTAACCGGCGGTGGGCCCGGCTTAATGGAGGCCGCCAACAGGGGCGCAAAAGATGTGGGTGGCCGCTCCGTTGGTTGTAATATACAGCTGCCCGTGGAGCAGCTGCCGAACGCCTACCTGGATAAATGGGTGTATATGAAGCATTTTTTCCTGCGCAAAGTATTGCTCGTAAAATATTCCTTTGCTTTTGTGGTGATGCCCGGGGGATACGGGACACTGGACGAGTTCTTTGAGGCCCTGACGCTGATCCAGACCCATAAGATACATAATTTCCCGGTCATCATTTTTGGAAAAACGTATCACCGGGAATTGCTTGAGCATATCGCTGCAATGAAAAAAGACGCGACTATCGGCGATGCAGATACCCTCCTTTACCTGGTTACTGATGATATCGAAGAAGCCGTAAACCTGATCCGTGAAAAAAGTATCCGGCAGTACGGATTGAAACCTAAACGCCGGCAGAAACCACGCAAATGGCTGTTTGAGCGTGATTGA
- the mgtA gene encoding magnesium-translocating P-type ATPase, protein MESTTDSEIKFWQLDMETACRRLSAEPKGLSDLEAAARMRQYGPNTIRNHPKTSVLLLFLAQFKSPVTLLLIAAALLSAGLGDVADTVIILAIVLISGFLGFWQEKGAADAVKELLKLVTLHCDVQREGLLKAIPVEEVVPGDIVSLTAGDFIPGDSLLLESQELFVDEAAFTGETFPVEKHSGAVAASAPMAKRSNALFMGSHVISGRAKALVIQTGARTEFGKISAELMSRIPETDFEKGIRKFGYMLMEITLLLVIIIFAANVLLHKPVLDSFLFSLALAVGLTPQLLPAIISVNLAAGARRMAGHQVIVKRLSSIENFGSMNILCTDKTGTITEGKVTLGESLDCHGAHSEKVLQYAWLNAVMQQGFHNPIDEAICAAHAETANDYHLLAEIPYDFIRKRLTVQVKNDTGNMAVTKGALQCILALCSQAETAEGKCVGIREMETVLHEQYTKLSEAGFRTLGLAYKPMDNGHIITREEECDMIFLGFITLFDPPKAGIYDTIKNLNGLGVRLKMITGDNALVAKSLALRIGIGQPRLLSGPAIQKMSNAALAHQAPLTDIFAEVEPNQKERIIMVLKKAGHVVGFMGDGINDAPALHAADVGISVNTAVDVAKEAADIVLLSQDLNVLLEGILEGRKTFANTMKYIFMATSANFGNMFSMAGASLFLPFLPLLPKQVLLTNLLTDFPEMAIATDRVDDINIRTPQRWDMRFIRRFMVIFGLLSSVYDYLTFGVLLLVIHANEKVFQTGWFTESVISAILIVLIVRTRLPFFKSLPGKYLFMATIMILLTVLALPLTPFAAWFGFVRLSIGFYGWMLLIITCYMFSAELAKYGFYRGTERLLKKRRLNLF, encoded by the coding sequence ATGGAAAGCACCACTGATTCCGAAATAAAATTCTGGCAGCTGGATATGGAAACCGCCTGTCGCCGGTTGTCCGCTGAGCCCAAAGGTTTATCTGATCTGGAAGCCGCTGCCAGGATGCGGCAGTATGGCCCCAACACGATCAGGAACCATCCCAAAACATCGGTTCTCCTGTTGTTCCTGGCACAGTTTAAAAGCCCGGTCACCCTGTTGCTGATCGCCGCGGCTTTACTTTCCGCGGGCCTGGGGGATGTAGCGGATACGGTAATCATCCTGGCCATCGTCCTGATCAGCGGTTTTTTGGGTTTCTGGCAGGAAAAAGGAGCAGCAGATGCGGTTAAAGAACTGCTGAAACTGGTCACTTTGCATTGTGATGTGCAGCGGGAAGGGCTTCTTAAAGCCATCCCGGTGGAGGAAGTTGTCCCTGGTGATATCGTCAGTTTAACCGCCGGGGATTTTATTCCGGGTGACAGTTTACTGCTGGAGTCGCAGGAGTTATTTGTCGATGAAGCGGCTTTTACTGGCGAAACCTTTCCCGTTGAAAAACACAGCGGAGCGGTGGCCGCGAGCGCACCCATGGCCAAACGGAGCAATGCGTTGTTTATGGGATCCCATGTGATCAGCGGCAGGGCTAAAGCCTTGGTCATCCAGACAGGTGCCCGGACGGAATTCGGTAAAATATCAGCGGAATTAATGAGCCGGATACCGGAAACTGATTTTGAAAAGGGTATCAGGAAATTCGGCTATATGTTAATGGAAATAACCTTGCTGCTCGTGATCATCATATTCGCCGCGAATGTCCTGCTGCATAAACCGGTACTGGACTCTTTTCTGTTTTCCCTGGCGCTGGCGGTTGGCTTGACACCCCAGTTATTGCCCGCCATCATCAGTGTGAATTTAGCCGCGGGAGCCAGGAGAATGGCCGGTCATCAGGTGATCGTCAAACGGCTGTCTTCGATCGAGAATTTTGGGAGCATGAATATCTTATGTACCGATAAGACCGGAACGATCACCGAAGGCAAGGTCACGCTTGGGGAGAGCCTCGATTGCCATGGCGCGCACAGCGAAAAGGTATTGCAATATGCCTGGCTAAACGCGGTCATGCAACAGGGTTTTCATAATCCCATTGATGAGGCCATCTGTGCCGCGCATGCGGAAACGGCAAACGATTATCACCTGCTGGCAGAGATCCCGTATGATTTCATCCGGAAAAGACTGACGGTACAGGTTAAAAATGATACCGGTAATATGGCGGTGACGAAGGGGGCCCTACAGTGCATTTTGGCGCTATGCAGCCAGGCGGAGACCGCTGAGGGGAAATGTGTGGGCATCCGCGAAATGGAGACGGTACTCCATGAACAGTATACCAAATTGAGTGAAGCCGGTTTCAGGACCCTGGGCCTGGCTTACAAACCCATGGACAATGGGCATATCATCACCCGGGAAGAGGAGTGTGATATGATCTTTTTAGGCTTTATTACCTTATTCGACCCGCCGAAAGCCGGGATTTACGACACGATTAAAAACCTGAACGGGCTCGGGGTCCGGTTGAAAATGATTACCGGCGATAACGCCCTGGTTGCGAAAAGCCTCGCACTGCGCATTGGTATCGGGCAGCCCCGGCTTCTCTCCGGACCGGCGATACAAAAAATGAGCAATGCGGCACTGGCCCACCAGGCGCCCCTGACAGACATATTTGCGGAAGTGGAGCCAAATCAGAAAGAACGGATCATCATGGTCTTAAAGAAAGCCGGGCACGTAGTCGGTTTTATGGGGGATGGCATCAATGACGCACCGGCTTTGCACGCGGCAGACGTGGGGATTTCTGTGAATACCGCGGTGGATGTAGCCAAAGAGGCGGCTGATATTGTACTGCTCAGCCAGGATCTTAATGTCTTGCTCGAAGGGATCCTGGAGGGGCGAAAAACCTTTGCCAATACCATGAAGTATATTTTTATGGCCACCAGCGCGAATTTCGGGAATATGTTCAGCATGGCTGGCGCTTCCCTGTTTTTGCCTTTTTTGCCGCTATTGCCCAAGCAGGTACTCCTCACCAACCTATTGACGGATTTTCCCGAAATGGCGATCGCAACGGACCGGGTGGACGATATCAATATCCGTACGCCGCAACGCTGGGATATGCGGTTTATCCGCCGTTTCATGGTCATATTTGGTTTGCTAAGCTCGGTTTATGATTACCTCACCTTTGGCGTTTTGTTATTGGTTATTCATGCCAATGAGAAAGTATTTCAAACAGGTTGGTTCACGGAATCCGTGATCTCGGCGATCCTGATCGTGCTGATCGTCCGTACCCGCCTTCCTTTTTTTAAAAGCCTGCCGGGAAAATACCTTTTTATGGCAACGATCATGATCTTGTTGACGGTATTGGCCCTGCCTTTAACCCCCTTCGCGGCCTGGTTTGGTTTTGTCCGGTTGTCCATTGGCTTTTATGGCTGGATGTTATTGATCATTACCTGCTATATGTTCAGCGCTGAACTCGCTAAATATGGGTTCTACCGGGGGACAGAGCGCCTTTTGAAAAAGCGCCGCTTAAACTTATTTTAA
- a CDS encoding phosphoketolase family protein has protein sequence MSTLSLKELTHIQAYWQAANYLAAGQIYLQENALLKEPLKPEHIKPRLLGHWGTSPGLNLIYVHLNRLIKNTGAHVLYVCGPGHGAPAIVANTYLEGTYSEIYPEVAQNEQGMRQLFRQFSTPGGVPSHVGAHVPGSVHEGGELGYALSHAFGAAFDNPDLLVACVVGDGEAETCPLEGSWKSIAFLNPATDGAVLPIIHLNGYKISGPTVLARMSDLQLTELFSGYGYDVLFVEGDIPAAVHQQMAGTLEEAYRRIKLIQEKARAGHNTKPVQWPVIILRTPKGWTGPKEWKGVPIEGTFRAHQVPLTGVKEDPDKLKLLESWMRSYRPEDLFDEAGKLVPELAAMAPEGDQRMSALPEANGGILLKELLLPDFRSYQLEITSPGETEAESTRNFGKYLRDVFTLNVGAGNFRLFCPDETTSNRLEAVFEVTNRCTQEQILPKDDKLATDGRVMEVLSEHLCEGWLEGYLLTGRHGLFPCYEAFVTIVDSMVSQYAKWIKTSRELPWRKPVASLNYLLTSHTWRQDNNGYSHQGPGFIDTVVNKKSSVIRIYLPPDANTLLSVMDHCLRSKDYVNVVVAGKQPELQWLSMDEAVEHCSRGASAWKWAGNDRGQMPDVVLGCAGDVPTLESVAAAQLLTDHFPDLRVRLVNVVDLMALSPVAYHPHGMSEELFSELFTNTAPVIFAFHGYVRIIHDLVHGRPDPARFHVCGFMEEGTTTTPFDMVVLNQMSRYHLAMEAVKRVPRMHQQADDFISFCESRLKEHHSYICAHLDDMPEIKNWKLDRH, from the coding sequence ATGAGCACATTATCTTTAAAAGAACTGACCCATATACAGGCTTACTGGCAGGCTGCCAATTACCTGGCCGCAGGACAGATTTATTTACAGGAGAACGCCTTATTAAAGGAACCCCTGAAGCCGGAGCATATTAAACCCCGCCTGCTTGGCCATTGGGGGACCTCACCCGGGTTAAACCTGATCTATGTTCATTTGAACAGGCTGATCAAAAATACCGGCGCCCATGTACTTTATGTTTGCGGCCCTGGCCACGGCGCTCCGGCCATTGTGGCGAATACGTATTTAGAAGGTACTTATTCCGAAATTTACCCGGAGGTCGCGCAAAACGAACAAGGCATGCGGCAGTTGTTCCGCCAGTTTTCAACACCTGGGGGCGTGCCCAGCCATGTAGGCGCCCATGTACCGGGCTCTGTGCATGAAGGCGGTGAATTAGGGTATGCATTAAGCCACGCCTTTGGAGCGGCCTTTGATAATCCGGACCTGTTGGTAGCCTGCGTGGTAGGCGACGGTGAAGCGGAAACCTGTCCCCTGGAAGGGAGCTGGAAATCGATAGCATTCCTGAACCCCGCAACGGATGGCGCAGTTTTGCCTATCATTCACCTGAATGGCTATAAGATATCAGGCCCAACGGTGCTGGCCCGGATGAGCGATCTGCAATTGACAGAGTTGTTCTCCGGTTACGGTTATGATGTGCTCTTTGTGGAGGGTGATATCCCTGCCGCGGTTCATCAGCAGATGGCCGGGACGCTGGAGGAGGCTTACCGAAGGATCAAACTGATCCAGGAAAAAGCCCGGGCCGGTCATAACACAAAACCTGTTCAGTGGCCGGTGATCATTTTAAGGACGCCAAAGGGCTGGACCGGACCAAAAGAATGGAAAGGTGTTCCCATAGAAGGCACCTTCCGGGCGCACCAGGTGCCATTGACCGGAGTGAAGGAAGATCCTGATAAATTAAAATTACTCGAATCCTGGATGCGCAGTTACCGGCCTGAAGACCTGTTCGATGAAGCAGGAAAGCTGGTTCCCGAACTGGCTGCGATGGCACCGGAAGGTGATCAGCGCATGAGCGCATTGCCTGAGGCCAATGGGGGAATATTGCTCAAAGAGCTCCTGCTGCCCGATTTTAGGTCATATCAACTGGAAATAACAAGCCCCGGTGAAACGGAAGCGGAGAGTACCCGTAATTTTGGCAAATATCTCCGGGATGTTTTTACCCTGAATGTAGGTGCCGGGAACTTCAGGCTGTTTTGCCCGGACGAAACGACCTCGAACCGGCTGGAAGCTGTTTTTGAAGTGACCAACAGGTGCACCCAGGAACAAATACTGCCGAAGGATGATAAGCTGGCTACGGACGGACGGGTAATGGAAGTATTAAGCGAGCATTTATGTGAGGGCTGGCTGGAAGGTTATTTACTGACCGGAAGACATGGCCTATTCCCTTGCTATGAAGCTTTTGTCACTATCGTGGATTCCATGGTGAGTCAGTATGCCAAATGGATAAAGACATCGCGTGAACTGCCCTGGCGCAAGCCCGTAGCATCATTGAACTATTTACTCACCTCTCATACCTGGCGGCAGGACAACAATGGTTATAGCCACCAGGGACCGGGTTTTATAGATACCGTGGTCAATAAAAAAAGTTCGGTGATCCGGATCTATCTGCCGCCTGATGCCAATACGCTTTTATCGGTGATGGACCATTGCCTGCGCAGCAAGGATTACGTCAATGTGGTGGTAGCGGGTAAACAGCCGGAATTACAGTGGTTGTCTATGGACGAAGCTGTGGAGCATTGCTCCAGAGGGGCCTCGGCCTGGAAATGGGCCGGTAATGATCGTGGGCAAATGCCTGATGTGGTATTGGGTTGTGCAGGCGATGTACCGACACTGGAATCGGTTGCCGCGGCACAATTATTAACGGATCACTTTCCGGATTTAAGAGTCAGACTAGTAAATGTAGTAGATCTGATGGCTTTGTCACCGGTAGCTTATCACCCGCATGGCATGAGTGAAGAATTGTTCAGCGAGCTGTTTACAAACACTGCTCCGGTTATTTTTGCATTTCATGGTTATGTACGCATCATCCATGACCTGGTGCACGGGCGCCCGGATCCTGCCCGTTTTCATGTATGCGGTTTTATGGAAGAGGGGACAACGACGACACCATTTGACATGGTGGTACTCAATCAGATGAGCCGTTATCACCTGGCTATGGAAGCCGTAAAAAGGGTTCCGCGGATGCATCAGCAGGCAGATGATTTTATCAGCTTCTGTGAATCCAGATTAAAGGAGCATCACAGCTATATCTGTGCTCATCTGGATGATATGCCGGAAATTAAAAACTGGAAACTGGACCGGCACTGA
- a CDS encoding acetate/propionate family kinase gives MTTPPGAYILTINCGSSSLKFSLWQSRAPIIELSGSVALSGPEERRFHIQDKDGQILQSHPVSHANIRSAVLELSVWLLNNKRRYPLIAIGHRIVQGGPDHRAPEIITEGLLKTLHQLVYLAPNHLPDEIRVIRIFQTAFPGIRQIACFDTFFHRDLPDCAKYYPLPEVYKKQGLIRYGFHGLSYEYITASLAEKDMSWTKKKIIIAHLGNGASITAVKNGISIDTTMGLSPVGGLVMGTRSGDLDPGVVLYLLKREHLTADQLDDLLSKKGGLLAIAGTSDMQILLQRREEDIKAQEAITLFCYQVKKTIGAMAAAMGGLDLLVFTGGIGENCPLIREYCCNDLGFLGIFINKQLNQRNRLLISTPACRVKVQVIPADEEAMIAQHTYPFIEN, from the coding sequence ATGACAACTCCGCCCGGCGCCTATATATTAACGATCAATTGCGGCTCTTCAAGCCTCAAGTTCAGCTTGTGGCAATCCCGCGCCCCCATCATCGAATTGTCGGGGTCGGTCGCGCTTTCCGGGCCGGAAGAACGGCGTTTCCATATTCAGGATAAAGACGGGCAAATACTGCAAAGCCATCCCGTAAGCCATGCTAACATAAGATCGGCTGTCCTCGAGCTCTCAGTTTGGCTGCTCAATAATAAGCGGCGGTATCCCCTGATCGCGATAGGTCACCGGATCGTACAAGGCGGTCCCGACCACCGCGCCCCGGAGATCATTACGGAGGGATTACTGAAAACTTTACATCAGCTTGTTTACCTGGCGCCCAACCACCTGCCGGACGAAATTCGGGTGATCAGGATTTTTCAAACCGCTTTCCCGGGTATCAGGCAGATTGCCTGCTTCGATACCTTTTTTCACCGGGACCTGCCCGACTGTGCCAAATATTACCCACTGCCGGAGGTTTACAAAAAGCAGGGGCTGATCAGGTATGGTTTTCATGGGCTTTCTTATGAATACATTACGGCCAGCCTGGCCGAAAAGGATATGTCATGGACAAAAAAAAAGATCATTATCGCCCATTTGGGTAATGGCGCCAGTATCACAGCGGTAAAAAATGGGATCAGTATAGACACCACCATGGGGCTGAGCCCAGTTGGCGGCCTGGTGATGGGTACCCGTTCCGGTGACCTCGACCCCGGTGTAGTGTTATATTTATTAAAACGGGAGCATTTAACCGCTGACCAGCTCGACGATTTGCTGAGCAAAAAGGGAGGCTTACTGGCAATTGCCGGAACAAGTGATATGCAGATCCTATTGCAGCGCAGGGAAGAGGATATAAAAGCACAGGAAGCCATTACGCTTTTCTGCTACCAGGTTAAAAAGACCATCGGGGCCATGGCCGCCGCGATGGGTGGCCTGGACCTGCTGGTATTTACCGGCGGAATAGGGGAGAACTGCCCGCTTATACGGGAATACTGCTGCAACGATCTCGGTTTTTTAGGGATTTTCATCAACAAGCAGCTAAATCAACGAAACCGCCTGTTGATCTCCACACCGGCCTGCCGCGTGAAGGTCCAGGTGATCCCTGCGGACGAAGAGGCCATGATCGCCCAACATACCTATCCATTTATAGAGAATTAA